Genomic segment of Bacteroidota bacterium:
CGCCAGCAGCTGCAGGCGGCTACGGGCCGCTTTCTGCGCACACTGCAGCGGCGGTTTCCGGCGCTGGATAAACCCGGCCAGCAGCTGGAAAGCTGGTATAGCTTGACTTATTCCGGATTTCTGAAAGAGCTCGGCAAGAAGAAAATAGTCCTCGGCCTGGCCGAGGAGGCCGAGTGGGAAGCCTGGTACGAGCAAGAGGCGGCCAGTGCCCGCGCCCTGCAGCAGCAGATAGCGGCTACCGAGCGCGAGATCGACCAGCTGGTATACCAGCTCTATGGCCTTACAGAAGCAGAAATCCGCATCGTGGAGGGTAGCTAGCCCCCGGCAAGCTGCTGCCGCCCCCCAGATAAAGAAAGTACCCTGGAGGGAACACACAGCCAAATCCCTATATTGGGGCTATGAACACTACCCCACCTGGCCCACGCAGGGGCAGCGCCACCGCCCTGGTGATCGTGGCCGCCCTGGGCTACTTTGTGGATATTTACGACCTCATCCTCTTTGGCATGATTGGCCGGCCCAGCCTGGTGGGCATGGGCCTGGGGGATAAGGAAGCCGTGGAGCGCAGCTTTATGCTGCTGCACAACACGCAGATGCTGGGCCTGCTGCTGGGGGGCATCCTGTGGGGGGTGTATGGCGACAGGCGGGGGCGGCTATCGGTGCTATTCGGCTCCATCCTGCTATACAGTGTGGCCAACCTGGCCAATGCCTTTGTAACCAGCATGCCGGCCTATGTAGCCATCCGCTTTGTGGCCGGCATAGGGCTGGCGGGCGAGCTGGGGGCGGGCATTACCCTGGTGAGCGAGGCCCTGCCCAAGGGCAAGCGGGGCTATGGGGCCACCATTGTGGCGGCATTTGGCATGCTGGGGGCCCCGGCGGCCTACCTGGTGGGGCACCAGGCTGCACTGGCAGCCTGGCTGGGGGTGGCCGCCTGGCAGCTTAGCTACCTGATAGGCGGGGGGCTGGGCCTGCTGCTGCTGCTGCTGCGCATAGGGGTGTATGAGAGTGGCATGTATGCCGGCAGCAGGGCGCAGCAGGCACACCAGGGCCGGTTCGACCTACTGTTTCGCAATCGGCGGTGGCTGAAGAAGTATCTGCAGTGCATAGCCCTGGGGCTGCCCACCTGGTACGCTATCGGGATCCTCATCTTCCTGGCCCCCCAGTTTGCCGAGGCACTGGGGCTATCCTTTGCCGTAGATGTGCCCCGGGCTATCATGCTGGCCTACCTGGGCCTGGCTGTGGGCGATGTGCTGAGTGGGCTGCTAAGCCAGCTGCTGCGCAGCCGCAGGCGTGCCGTGGGCCTCTTCCTGCTGCTGTGCCTGCTGGCCGACTATGGCTACCTGCTGCTGCAGGGGCCGCACAGCTCGCCCTTTGTGTTCTACCTGTTCTGCTTCTGCATCGGCCTCAGTGTGGGCTATTGGGCAGTGTTTGTTACCATTGCCAGCGAGCAGTTTGGCACCAACATCCGGGCCACCGTTACCACCACCGTGCCCAACTTTGCACGCGGGGCGCTGGTGCCTATTACCCTGCTGTTTATCTTCTTCCGCTCGGGCCACTACCTGGGCCTGGGCACCCTGGCAGCAGCCCTCATCGTGGGCGGCATCTGCATCGGCCTGGCCCTATGGGCTGTGCGCAGCATGGAGGAAACCTTCTCCAAAGACCTGGACTACCTGGAGGAGCACCTACCCTGACGGGCATGCCCGGGGTGAAATGCGGGGGGCGGACAGGCACCTACACCACCTACACCACCCGCTGTACACTGAAGATGCCCGGCAGGCGCTGCAGGGCTTCGCGGCCCGCGTTCAGCTCCTCCAGGTGCGATACGTAGAGCATCACCGTACCCTCGAACATGCCGTTCTCGGAGCCAATGGTGAAGCTGCGGATGTTTAGCCGCAGCCGGGTGGAGATGACCCGCACAATGTCTATGAGCATCCCCATACGGTCTTGCCCCACTATCTTTAGCCCTCCCAGAAAGAGCATGCCGTCTGTGGGCAGCCACTCGGCCCGCACCTGGCTGGCCTCCTGGCTGGTCATCCACTTCATGGCCTGGGGGCAGCTCACGCGGTGTATCACCGTAGCCCGCAGAAAGGGGTCTTCAAAGCCGGTTATCTCGTCTCCGGGCAGGGGCTTGCAGCAGCTGCTCAGCTGCACCTCCTCGTACTGGCTGTCGGCTATACGCAGCATGCTGCCCGGGCGGTGGTCGGGGTCCTTCTGTATATACTGCTCCAGCTGCTGGGCCTGGGGCACGGGCTCGCCCTCCACTTCTCTAAACTCGTCCAGCCGGTCCTTGTACCGGTTTATAAACTCGAGCAGCCGGGCCGTGTCTATGGTATGGCGGCCCAGGCGGTAGTACAGCTCGTAGATGCTGGGTATGCGGAACTCGGCCAGCAGCAGGCGGATAACCTCGTGGTTTTCGGGTATGCCCATCTGGCCGATTTTCCAGTCAAATATCCGCTTGCCCTTGTCGGCCGTGGCGCGTCGTTCGTCCTTCAGGGCTTCTTTTATCTTGTGCAGGGCGCGGCTGGTTTTCACATAGCTCGTCCATTCTTCCTTGGGCCGCTGCTTGCTACTGGTTATAATCTCTACATGATCTCCGTTGTGCAGCTGGTGGCTCAGGGGCACTACGCGCTGGTTTACCTTGGCCCCTATGCACTGGTGGCCTATGCGGGTGTGTATCTCGTAGGCCATGTCCAGGGCGGTGGCGCCTACGGGCAGCATTTTCAGCTCGCCCTTTGGGGTGAAGACGTAGATCTGCTCGGCCACCACATTGGCCTTCAGGTCGTCTACAAAGTCGAAGGCGTTGGTCTGCCTGCTTTCCAGAAACTCGCGCACCCGTGCCAGCCACTGCTCCATCATGGCATCCTGGCTGGCGTCCTTGTCCTTGTACTTCCAGTGGCTGGCCAGGCCTTTTTCGGCGGCATAGTCCATGCGCTGGCTGCGTATCTGCACCTCCACCCAGCGGCCACCAGGGCCTAGCACGGTGGTGTGCAGGCTCTCGTAGCCATTGCTCTTGGGGCTGCTTATCCAGTCTCGCAGCCGGTCGGGGTGCGGGCGGTACATGCCGGTTACGGCCGAGTATACCCGCCAGCAGTCGGCCTTCTCCAGCTCGCTGCTCTCGTAGTCTTTCTTCAGGATGATGCGGATGGCAAAAATGTCGTACACCTCATCTATGTCCACCTCCTGCTTCTTCATTTTGTTGTAGATGGAGGTAACGCTCTTTACCCTACCGGTTATGGTGCAGGGCACATCCAGGTCTTTTACGCGTGCCTGTATGGGCTTTATAAACTGGCTGATGTAGCGGTTTCGCTTGGTTTTGCTCTCGGCCAGGTGGGTTTCTATCTGCTTGTACACCGCTGGCTCGGTGTACTTCAGGCTCAGGTCTTCCAGCTCCTGCTTTATGTTGTACAGGCCCAGGCGGTGGGCCAGGGGGGCGTATAGATAGATGGTTTCGCTGGCTATTTTCAGCTGCTTTTCGCGCTTCATGTGCTTCAGCGTACGCATGTTGTGCAGGCGGTCGGCCAGCTTCACCAGTGCCACGCGTATGTCGTCGCTCATGGTTAGCAGCATCTTTTTGTAGCTCTCCACCTGGCTGGTGCTACCGGGGTGGAATACCTGGCTGATCTTGGTAAGCCCGTCTACAATCTGGGCCACGTTTTTACCAAACATGCGTTTGATCTGCTTTATCTCGATATGGGTGTCTTCCACCACATCGTGCAGCAGGGCGCATATTATGCTGGTTTTATCCAGCAGGCCCACCTCGGCCACGGCTATGCGGGCCACCTCCAGCGGGTGCAGGATGTAGGGTTCGCCGCTTTTGCGGCGCACATCCTTGTGTAGCTCGGCACTAAACTCAAAAGCCTGGCGGATCTCCTTGCGCTCCTCCTTGGTGGTGAAGGGGTGCGCCGCCTTCATCAGGCGCTTGTAGGCATTCAGGATCAGTTTTCGCTCATCGCGCTGCTGAACCGTGGTGGGGGCAGCCTGGCTGGGAGTGGACATACACAGAAAATTGTATCCTACAAAATACGATAAAAAACCCATAGCGGTTGTTTCTTTTCTTTTTATCTTTGCAGGCCTAATGCGGATGTGGCGAAATTGGTAGACGCGCCAGATTTAGGATCTGGTTCTTTACGGAGTGGGGGTTCGAGTCCCTTCATCCGCACCACCCCAGGGAGGCTGCCGCCAAGAGCAGCCTCCGAAATAAATCAGGCTAAGGGGTTTTTTGACAAACCCCTTGGCCTTTTTTATGGGCAGCCACCCGGCTACTCTGCACCTGGGCACGCTCTTTCAGAAACACCTAAACAGGATACACCTTGAATATCGCCAAAGAAATCAAAGAAGATCAGGTAGGAGTCATCACCGTAACGCTTGCCCCGGAAGACTATGCCGATCAGTTTACGGATCAGCTAAAGAAATACCGCAAACAGGCCCAGCTGCCTGGCTTCCGCCCGGGCACGGTGCCCATGGGCCTGATCCGCAAGC
This window contains:
- a CDS encoding RelA/SpoT family protein; its protein translation is MSTPSQAAPTTVQQRDERKLILNAYKRLMKAAHPFTTKEERKEIRQAFEFSAELHKDVRRKSGEPYILHPLEVARIAVAEVGLLDKTSIICALLHDVVEDTHIEIKQIKRMFGKNVAQIVDGLTKISQVFHPGSTSQVESYKKMLLTMSDDIRVALVKLADRLHNMRTLKHMKREKQLKIASETIYLYAPLAHRLGLYNIKQELEDLSLKYTEPAVYKQIETHLAESKTKRNRYISQFIKPIQARVKDLDVPCTITGRVKSVTSIYNKMKKQEVDIDEVYDIFAIRIILKKDYESSELEKADCWRVYSAVTGMYRPHPDRLRDWISSPKSNGYESLHTTVLGPGGRWVEVQIRSQRMDYAAEKGLASHWKYKDKDASQDAMMEQWLARVREFLESRQTNAFDFVDDLKANVVAEQIYVFTPKGELKMLPVGATALDMAYEIHTRIGHQCIGAKVNQRVVPLSHQLHNGDHVEIITSSKQRPKEEWTSYVKTSRALHKIKEALKDERRATADKGKRIFDWKIGQMGIPENHEVIRLLLAEFRIPSIYELYYRLGRHTIDTARLLEFINRYKDRLDEFREVEGEPVPQAQQLEQYIQKDPDHRPGSMLRIADSQYEEVQLSSCCKPLPGDEITGFEDPFLRATVIHRVSCPQAMKWMTSQEASQVRAEWLPTDGMLFLGGLKIVGQDRMGMLIDIVRVISTRLRLNIRSFTIGSENGMFEGTVMLYVSHLEELNAGREALQRLPGIFSVQRVV
- a CDS encoding MFS transporter; the protein is MNTTPPGPRRGSATALVIVAALGYFVDIYDLILFGMIGRPSLVGMGLGDKEAVERSFMLLHNTQMLGLLLGGILWGVYGDRRGRLSVLFGSILLYSVANLANAFVTSMPAYVAIRFVAGIGLAGELGAGITLVSEALPKGKRGYGATIVAAFGMLGAPAAYLVGHQAALAAWLGVAAWQLSYLIGGGLGLLLLLLRIGVYESGMYAGSRAQQAHQGRFDLLFRNRRWLKKYLQCIALGLPTWYAIGILIFLAPQFAEALGLSFAVDVPRAIMLAYLGLAVGDVLSGLLSQLLRSRRRAVGLFLLLCLLADYGYLLLQGPHSSPFVFYLFCFCIGLSVGYWAVFVTIASEQFGTNIRATVTTTVPNFARGALVPITLLFIFFRSGHYLGLGTLAAALIVGGICIGLALWAVRSMEETFSKDLDYLEEHLP
- a CDS encoding restriction endonuclease subunit M, with the protein product RQQLQAATGRFLRTLQRRFPALDKPGQQLESWYSLTYSGFLKELGKKKIVLGLAEEAEWEAWYEQEAASARALQQQIAATEREIDQLVYQLYGLTEAEIRIVEGS